The following proteins are encoded in a genomic region of Cryomorphaceae bacterium 1068:
- a CDS encoding YigZ family protein encodes MNFNYQTISTRGTGMYKVKGSKHFGYAFHVKSETDIEAALNEVKQEHHSARHVAYAWRLGADMDRYRANDDGEPSNSAGKPILGQIEKYELTNVLIAVVRYFGGTKLGVGGLIDAYRTAAELAIEDSTIIERQLMANYRLHFGYERMSEVMLTLRTHDWEESNQDFKTSCTIDVALLPEKKEEVAQSFQAFSDIRIEYLGIS; translated from the coding sequence TTGAATTTCAACTACCAAACTATATCGACCCGAGGTACAGGCATGTACAAAGTGAAAGGAAGTAAACACTTTGGATATGCCTTTCACGTAAAAAGTGAAACGGACATTGAGGCGGCTCTGAACGAAGTAAAGCAAGAACACCACTCAGCACGACACGTGGCTTATGCCTGGCGCTTGGGAGCGGATATGGATCGGTATCGTGCCAACGACGATGGAGAACCTTCCAACTCCGCGGGAAAACCAATTTTGGGACAAATCGAGAAGTACGAATTGACGAATGTATTGATTGCAGTCGTTCGCTATTTCGGAGGAACGAAACTTGGAGTTGGTGGACTGATCGACGCCTATCGCACAGCCGCCGAGCTGGCGATTGAAGACAGCACTATCATCGAGCGACAGCTTATGGCCAATTATCGCCTGCACTTCGGTTATGAGCGTATGAGTGAAGTGATGCTGACACTTCGCACCCATGATTGGGAAGAGTCAAATCAAGACTTTAAGACCAGTTGTACGATAGATGTGGCTTTACTTCCCGAAAAGAAGGAAGAAGTCGCCCAATCTTTTCAAGCCTTTAGCGATATTCGCATCGAATACTTAGGAATCAGCTAA
- a CDS encoding EamA/RhaT family transporter, with product MIYLLLSIICSTAIYAIFSLFGKYKIDTFQAIVVNYFVASGFGFWYTYSSGGGNYTLAEPWLINAVIVGVLFITLFYIMAITSQRHGVTVTGIATKMSMVIPVFFFLIADEDESWHWAKLTGIILGIIAVLLTTLSGKKKTSLNLAALTPIVLFVGSGLLDLFLALTEKNYLTSDIAYTDFVPVPFGIAATIGTIILIYRGIVKRSRLRIKNIVAGLILGLVNYGSIYFLLRILGSGLIDRSAAIPANNMGVVALSAIVGISLFKEKLSPRKLWGILLALVAIAMLTLLSP from the coding sequence TCGGCAAATACAAGATTGACACCTTTCAAGCCATCGTTGTCAATTACTTCGTCGCTTCGGGTTTTGGATTTTGGTACACCTATTCGAGTGGCGGGGGAAACTATACACTCGCAGAACCTTGGCTGATCAATGCTGTAATAGTAGGTGTTCTCTTCATCACACTTTTTTATATCATGGCCATCACCAGTCAGCGGCATGGAGTCACCGTCACAGGTATTGCCACTAAGATGTCAATGGTCATTCCCGTTTTCTTTTTTCTCATTGCAGATGAAGATGAATCCTGGCACTGGGCCAAGCTTACCGGAATAATACTAGGAATCATTGCCGTTTTGCTAACCACCCTTTCGGGAAAAAAGAAAACCAGCCTTAATCTGGCAGCACTAACTCCCATCGTACTTTTTGTCGGAAGTGGTTTGCTCGATTTGTTTTTGGCCCTAACCGAAAAGAATTACCTCACCTCCGATATTGCCTACACCGACTTTGTTCCCGTACCCTTTGGAATCGCTGCTACCATCGGTACAATTATCTTGATATACCGCGGAATCGTTAAAAGAAGTCGCCTTCGAATTAAAAATATAGTCGCTGGATTGATCCTCGGATTGGTTAACTATGGCTCTATATACTTCTTGTTAAGAATTTTAGGAAGTGGACTAATTGATCGATCAGCTGCCATCCCGGCTAATAACATGGGAGTAGTTGCCCTCTCGGCGATAGTCGGGATCTCTTTATTCAAAGAGAAACTCAGCCCGAGAAAGCTTTGGGGAATCTTACTGGCTTTGGTCGCCATCGCCATGCTAACCTTATTGAGTCCTTGA